A region from the Triticum aestivum cultivar Chinese Spring chromosome 3D, IWGSC CS RefSeq v2.1, whole genome shotgun sequence genome encodes:
- the LOC123075074 gene encoding transcription initiation factor TFIID subunit 9, protein MDSGGVRPSLPSAAAAAGGASGPDEPRDARAVRELLRSMGLGEGEYEPRVVHQFLDLAYRYVRDVLGDAQVYADHAAKPQLDADDVRLAIQAKVNFSFSQPPPREV, encoded by the coding sequence ATGGACAGCGGCGGCGTGCGGCCATCGCTTccgtccgcggcggcggcggcgggaggagcctCCGGCCCGGACGAGCCTCGCGACGCGCGCGCGGTGCGGGAGCTCCTCCGGTCGATGGGGCTCGGCGAGGGCGAGTACGAGCCGCGCGTAGTGCACCAGTTCCTGGACCTGGCCTACCGCTACGTCCGGGACGTGCTCGGCGACGCCCAGGTCTACGCCGACCACGCGGCCAAGCCCCAGCTCGACGCCGACGACGTTCGCCTCGCCATCCAGGCCAAGGTCAACTTCTCCTTCTCCCAGCCGCCGCCCCGCGAGGTATGA